TTTTTATTACTATGAGTAATGAGTCCCCCTATTCACTAGAAATCGCCATGCCCCTATTGGGAGATGGGCCTATGTGGCCTGTATAAAATATGGCACTAAAACATAAAAGTTGTGTAAATTTTGATGCGAAGTGTATTTTCAGATTTCTGTTTTagttagaatttagattagatATACGAGTAGTATATTAATGGAAAAAGTGAGTATGTTATGCAttcaacttgggtgaaaaatttctcacatattaattttttaatattttaaacaaatgtatGGGCTACCATGATATCtatagtttaaaaaaagatatgtgaGGGATTTTTTATCTTACGTAAGTGCCTAACAGAATCATATTTTTATCCATATATAAATACTTCGTTGTGAATAAAATTACCCGCTTGAATATTGAATGGAATCAAATATCCATTCGAATTCACACATTGGTCAAACATAACCTTAACACATGACATAATCTAATTCGATTTGTTTGCGCATCTAAAATCACTattcaataaagaaaaaataaggtCATGTTTAAGGGAGTTAGTTTGAAGTTACATATAATATAGTCTCTTCACAATTATCTCATCATCATAAAATGTTGTTCTCGAGAGAATTGAAGGACAAACCAAGTTGTCTAGTTGGTTACAAGTTAGCCTTTATGACACTGTcctttgtttttaatgatatattaaCATATGGGTCGAGGCCTCTAGATGTATTAACGACGACTACTCAAGGTCCTGGATTTTCTTACAGTGTGTATCAtacttttttatagttttatttataacgATAAATCCTTTTATTCCTAAACTACCTTAACTAATTTTAAACTACCAATATCAGGTATTGAATTATGGAATTCGCAAAACCACATTGGTCTAGATATCGATATTTGTATTAGCTCATGGGTTTTCGGGTTGTCATATTcttgtatatttgtattttaacaGTACTTAATACTTTTCtgattactttttattttaatttactgcctttcttaaaaataagagttaattgcataattcgtccatgtggtttacctATTTTCAGGGATTACATCCTTGCTCATGAATTTTAGCCAAATAGGTCCAAACTACTCAAATTTGTAGCATATTACATCCTTGTGACTGATGGCGTCAATTTTCCTCCGTTAAGTTAGGTCATGTGCCCCTCACATGAGGGCATTTTCGTCTTTTCTCAATTTGTTCTTCTTCTCCACTTACTTGCTTTAAAACCTAATTTAATCTGATTCTTCTTCGATCAAACATgttcaacaacaacaagaacatatattttaactttacacaaacacacatacacacacacatatctatcatcatcatcaatgttaaaatcaaaaaataaatatttaacaaaTCCTTTTACTAGATCTTCATATATAAATCTTCTAGAAATTTATACAAGAGAAAAAAGATACATATCATCACCGTCTCCTTTCACATCCAACATTTTATCCTCTACAACCacaatcataaaaaataaattcatcATCAAAATTTTAGAATTATTTACACCAGAAAGTTACATATACGTACAAAAATGAAGCCCAAAGCTTAAAGTTAGTGATTTCAATCTTCTATTAtgaaaaaacacataaatacaaGATCAGAGATGTAAAACCATGACGGATATGATAAAGATGAAAGCCAATAAAACCCTTAAAAATCTGAGGTGAGAAAAATGAATACAAGATCATTCTTATTGTATTATTATTCTCGATCCCTTCAACTGACCTGAGTCACAACTGACCATTCCGCCGCCAACCACCACCGTGCGAATATAGCAACAGCCACTGCCGCCAACAGCCACTGTGCAAACTCCGGCCGAAAAAGGTCCTAACACTAATTGTActtttagattatatatatgtttaagatTTGGCCGACTTTGCAATGTTCCGTTTCCTTTCCCTCATCAGTTATTACCATAGTAGTAAAGGAAACTAGAAAGGAAAAATAGGGAAACAAACATTGGGTAATGAGTACAATTTAGGCTTTAGAAACGTGAAATAGAAAATTGTTTGTATCtctatattcattttttttttgtcttgatTTGTAAATTTGAAATCTTTATCCTTTTTCAGATCTTGTTGTATcaataaattcatatatacaGATCTAtcatttgggttttgtttgtatatatttttattttataatgaaaattttaatttacttttatcTGTAAtataagatgttatatgtatacatatatgaaagaaaaaaggaaCACATGTTATGACAAAAAAACTAATTCACCCTCATGTGATGAGCATGTGATCTAATTTAACGGAAAATATTTGATGCCATCAGCCAGGATGTAATGTGCAAAAAATTTGGGTAGTTTGGACCTATTTGACTAAAATTCTTGATAGGGATGAAATCCATGAAAAtggacaaaccacatggacgaatcctacaattaactctaaaaaaaaaaaaaaacacatggcCTTGTAATTACAATATGTGTGAGATCATTTAGATAATAAATATTCTGTAACATATATAAGCTACTTGAATGGGTAAGATCACAAAACTTGATTCCTAGTTTGTCTGGTTCATGAATGACACTACCATTCCACCAAGATGGTAAAGTTATTAGTTGCTAGTTATCTTTTAGACTAGTGCTAAAGAGTAAGACTGGAGATGACCTTGTGGAAAAGAAAGACCAAGAGAAATCTTTGAATGGATTTAATTTGAAAGTGGCCAAGTGGGTACATGATGATGTAGAAACGTTGATATTAATGAATTGGCTAAATTTAGATTTTATAAACCAAAAAGTGAATTTTGTTGAAGTAACAAGTTAATTAAATGTTCATTTCATATGTAGCAAAAAAATATCTATGAAATATCAAAAGGGGTAGCTCCAGCCTCAAGTGTAGATGagttttttcatttaattatgaaatgtaTGTTCATTTTTGTATCTGTTTCTCACCAGAAGTCCAGAAGCAGCCTTCAAGAAAAGTAAAGTAAACGACAGAATAACAAGtacaaataatgaaataaataatgcGTTATTGAAAATTACTGTACATACTGATCACTTTAATCACTTGTTATCCAACTCAATTGAATGCCTTGTGCTACCACATGTCATTTAATCCAAGATATTTAAATTGTTTATGCTTCCACATGTTATATTGGTATTTACAttaaagagaaatgatatttgTTTAGGAAAAATAATCAATCAatctaatttataaatttaagaaaatttgaCATATAGATTCTATTAATTAagtttcttttctaattttactTGATTATTCTACATGGTCATCTAACTATAATTAGGTCAACTTTTAGACACAAAAATTAGGTTGATTCATTATTATCTATTTGTTTATGTAGAAATGCAAgcacgttatatatatatatatatatatatatatattataagttacTAGAGGATACCGTGCAATGCAACAACATATAATCGTAGCAGAGACTGGATGTGATAGCAGCGACGGTGATAGTTATGGTGGGGGCGATTTTTTTAATGtgtgttgataaaaaaaataatggtaaTTAGTGGTTGAGGGGACCTTGTGAGTGCTCTAACacccataaaaataaaatctggTACTATAACCACTATTTTCCATTTCGCATAGCAACGGTCTCAAGTTTGATCTAATTATAGAACATACATCCTGTAGCATATACGTAACATAATGGCATGCCAACAAAGACCTCCTGAAACCTTGGTCTTATAATGCGAGCTGACTACCTCATGAGTTTGACAATGATATGAGACTACAATTATGTTAGCTAGTGTTTATTTTATGACCAACGAAACTTAAATAGTCGTATTCTATTTTAAGAAATCACTAAATATAAAGCCAGCTACGTACGTATTCTAAACATGATAACAATACCACGTTACAGTTGACCATTATCAAGGTTTGCTATAGGTTaatttttccccctttttttttactctttCTGTACGAAAAATGTTTGATCtccacaaatatatatataatataaaaaaaatacaaatcaaGATAGCTAGATTTATTTAGTGAGACTTTTATTTGATTGAAAAATTGTAAGTTgtaaaacataattaattaagaatctaacaaataaacatatgaataagtacagtaatatttttttattttttactcgatcatacatatatatgtagggCCAGGGATGTAACTGTGTAATTTATCACCTCTCTATACAGCTATACTGATTGagttaaaataacataaactaTAATGTAAGTATTTCAACGGTGTGTGTATTAAAAAGGAGATTTGAGAGATATATCCAAACAAGATGAGTGTGTCGGAGTGGTAGATTAAGTTGTTCAATTTACATTCAATACCACCAGTCATTTATGCATTCTTTCAATCAGCCTTTTTACTTAAACAGTACCAAAGAGGCAAAGACATAACATTCAATACCACCAGTCGAAGCATGTTCAGATTTGGATTAGCAAAAGCTATTTTTGATTAGACCTCGTATTATTGGATTACCAAAAAGATGTTAAAAATGTAacttaaactaattaaatggCTCGACTACTGTGGCAACTTATAAATCCCCTGATCTCACTATGATTGACTTTCTATCACTTTAGGACCTTGCTAGATTTTACATTTACTATTGCTAAAAGAAAAGGTTTCGAAAGACTAATTTTTAAACCATGTGAAAACACAATAGGtaacaattataaataaatggaTGTATAACTTGAGAGTGAAATGTATTAGGTTCAAATTTTGTTGTGAGCAAAATGTTCTTAGAAATGAAAACATGAATTTTTCCATCATGAATTTATTCTGAAGTTATAATTGAATATATGAAAAGACAACTCACTAACCTTATATTTCCTATTCAAAATAACAATAAGGGATTTGCTAACTTCCATCATGAATTTATTCTGAAGTTATAATTGAATATATGAAAAGACAGCTCACTAACCTTATATTTCCTATTCAAAATAACAATAaaggatttgctaactagtgcccctagtgcattagttaagaaacatttaatgaacttgttatttccttattaattaaaaattttatttaatgtgtattaatttaactcaacaatttctatttttaattgaataattaatacatatttttatattttagaaaagttagACTTCAATAAATACTTCATTAAATGTTTCTTAACTAATGCaacactagttagcaaatccctaatagtaataataatagctaaatGGTTCAAGATACAATAAATGAAGTTGACCcgttaatttttcttttaagttcATAAATATAGTAGATAAATTAAACGTCTCCTAATTGTAGCATGTAAAACCGACTCTCATGAGTGAGTGAGTGACAAGCGTGAGTTTTTTTCCTGAATCACTTGTAACGGTTGATGATTTACATCTCGTAATCTAGAGTACGTGTAGAGCTCCACCATTATACGATGAGGTGTTCCCTAATGTCGAATAATAACTAACTGTTAACAACCAATAATTTATCGACTAGAAGGTATCTTGTATGTCTCGTCAAGAAATTTTGGATTCAAAACCTTCGAggataattatattaaaagtgACCAGAAAAATGATCAAAAACATCACATGAATATCTCCTGATTACAAGAGTACACTGTTTAggttgttttgaaaaaaaccttttattaaaataattcatTCCATCGCTATGTATTCATATGAAAATTTCCTTAATCCTCGTCTAAAAGACTAAAACTACCTAGCTGACTGGCGGCTATAACTTCTTTATAATGGTATcccaaaacttgatatatcattgTGCATCATAAAATCTTCGTCCATGTGCTTAGACTTGGCAACGGGTTGGGTATGAGCTGAGTTTAGATAGTTTCGGACCCCGGACCCGATTAAAATTCTCCGCCCCAAAGCCGGACCCAACGGGTCCCCGTGTATATATTAACTGTCGAATAACGGGTTTTTCACGGGTAATTGGGGACCCGTTAGGATTTATGTTGAAAAAATGTATACGGATACTCTTTCATCTCTAATCAAAAGTATGGCGTCAATTGTTAAAGTTTCatgatattttaataaattaaatatcatttataacaaattatcataTGCATTTTTAGTTAATATACCAAATACAGAAATACACCATATAGCTTTCGGTGTGTACATAAAATATGGCTTAACTACAATTCAAAAAACTGTATAAAAATAGATACAGCAACCATCAATCTATGCACAAAGTTATTccgtgcatatatatatatatatatatatttatttatataattaaattattattaacataATATATGCGGATCGGGTATACGAGTTCAGGGATTGGGTATACGGGCCGGGTACACAGGTTTTTAATTGAAACCGTACCCGGATCCGAACCTGTTGAAAGAATTAAAACCATTCCATACCCGGTCCTAGACCCGTTACCCGACCCCGACCCCGGCCCAAAAATTTTAGGTATCGGATTTCCCCACCGGTTACAGGTTGGTTTGCCATCCCTACATTTGCTTTatgaattttcatttattagttttattatgaaccaataatcaaaattttattctatattttatttaattttaatgattattttatgataacttactttatatatatatatatatatatatagggatggtaTATAtggttgtcgggtatctaagcttaggtgtggaatatTCACTTATTGTTTTtgtaatccataaaaatcatgggggtccatgtatttattcattaaacaagaaataataaaatattagtatatgagGGTTTCCACACTTAAgtttaggtgtcggacaaccttatattcccctttccctatatatatatatatatatatatataggggttgagtattgtaaaacaaatattaaagtaaaataaataagacaaaatcttgacccttagatcatggttaaattgatgcacggaaATTCACGAaccaattgatgcacaatgattttcatgatgcatggtaattttcagtgaaaagaaacatattgttttatttgttttactttagtagttgttttattttacctaaaatatatatatatatatatatatatatatgagaaaagtgggtatggggctgttatgcacccaacttggcaacctctcacataccaatattttaatattttgaataaatacttggtcccccatgatttttatggtttttaaaaaggtatgtgagagatttttcacccaacttagatgcCTAACAACCTAATATTCtcttccccatatatatatatatatatatatatatatatactagcacggtgcccgcgcaatgcggcggtggtggtcaTGACGGCTGTCAGTGGTGTCAACGACGGGTGGTGATGGAACGAGTCGCGACTataggtggtggtggcggtgtcgggtgttgtaggttgatgtaaatgtaattgatgtagagGTAATTGATCTAAAAAGGTAGTGAAGATGTTTTAGACATTAAGGACTAATGATGTAactatttcattaagggtataatggtcatttgcatttcttttttttctaacttttcaacaagggtgcataatttttatatagtagtatatatatatatatatgaaaatgtaaAGACATTATTTATGATGAAGACTATACAATCAAAGAAtagaatatatatcttttataaataaagtaaaattgtgatgacatttatatattatttaagaaaatcttaTTTGGCCTAATTAGACTTTTGcttattagttatatattttttatctaactaatttatgacatcatcttttgaattttaattttagttcctttatttgaatttttttaaaactatcaaGCTTAATGTAAAATAAGCCTAattaatgtataataacattcTTTTGTAGTAAAGattgaattttcttttttcattatattaacATTGATAACttgtcattaatatatatatatatatattttgaacagcagaaaaatatagacattttttactttatgaatttttatatgttttattatgaTAATAGACATGTATTTAAAAACTTGTTTAAAATAACCGGATTGAATCCGAGATAATTAGATAGTACgataaacaaaataaagttGAGTTTCAATGAATTGTTGACATAACTACATACGTATAGGGGTTGGTCAAAACTATAACTCTTATATGGACCTATGTTTACTATGTACTACTGTTTTAATGATCTATTTACGTGTCATGGCTTAATAAGTCCAACTCACTGCTTGCTTCCAAACAATTTTAGGCTAGTAGCCgaattgggttttttttttttcttttcacgtTTCcagttttattatattttccataaaaaaGATATTTCTACTTAAAAAGACAAGGTATTTTTCCCCATGCCCGTCTTTTAAAACAAgtgattttattatttgaattcATTTCTGATAATGTTTCTCTTTTAAGATATgctcatattatatatattttggtttgaTGGATTCACCCACTTTTGGCTCACGCAATCAATTGTGTCCCTGCATTTAGCCTTCTGATGCGAGGAGATCAAATAGTTGGTGCTACACAACGACATAATTAACTATTTTATCTTCGGGAATTGATGTGTATACCATCCGATTCTGACCGTACACCACCAAACATGCTATATAGTATTGTATTGTACAACACTCTAAAGCACATTTGGTGGTATATGGTCAAAACCAGATGATGTCCAGATCATCCCCCTTTATCTTCCGATGTCAGAAGTTCGAGTTGACGATAATAATGATTTAACAGTTGATTATCCCATTCCAGAAATTAACAGTTTGCTcttattacttttatttatttgatttataaactttatttgtaatatctataataataaatcCATGGATGGACCTTATGAACATGATTGTAGGATCAAACTGTAAAGTTTATACCAGTaacaaaacaaatgaaattgtgggttatttattaattttaatttaatggtcaAAATCTCtaactttactaataaagttgGGGATAACTTGAGAAGATCTAATCTATgtgtactatattataaaaaaaagggtactttttaccactcgacgccgtctccaACACCAACAGTCGACCCCACCACTAAACCGTTGCGCCAAAACAACCGTcacattgcgcgagtaccatgctagtaaaaacctaaataaatatatatatgactaattATAACTAAGAAATCAATTCACCCCATTAGTCcattaataatacataaaataaatgataaataacaccataagaatataataatattttaaaaatcatttctATATAATAAGATATGGATaaaggttaggtaaaacatgcagtacctatcttaagtAAAACAGGAGGGATTAcaggggggttatgtatgtttatcaaattcaaagatttaatttgtaatttttttttaaataacagtacctaagcttagataaaaTCTGCAGTACAGATCATTTTTCCATAAGATATATCACTTccaaaataatatgtaaatccAACAAAGTAATTAACTTTGACATATCACATATATACGGGGAATgatgttatttattatatatgaaatttatatatttattgtaaatgGTTAAATTATGTTGTAACAATATAAttcctccatatatatatatgtatgcgtGAAAAGTACACTTGATGTTAACTCTCACAAACCTagtttatacataataatatcattgtATATTTGTGTTAGAGTTAAGAATATAATTTCAACTCGTAAAAAATTGATAAGATTTTGGCAAGCTAGAAAAGAAGAGTCATCACATGTCACCTTTTTCCCCCAAAAAGGTGCCAAATGtgttaaaatataaatgtttcAAAAATTGCCAAATTGTTTCTACATTTTTGGTTTCTGGATGGATATAACTCAAAGTACTTGCGATATTAGTCTCTAAACGGTTAATAATTCAAAATAATTAGGCATTCGTATCGAAAATGGcaaaaaatttaattacaaTTTTAGTCCCCTGACTGCTAAAACTTAATTTCACTTTATACATACAATGTATTTCACTATATATTTCATTACCATTTCACAAATAATTTCAGTCTTTCACTATAACTTCTTACATTATTTTCATTTCCAGATGACTTCTTCATTAAACAATGTTCACCTACTCCGTATGACCGTCGATGAGATGAAGACACTTATCACATCTGATATATATCTAAGAAGACGACCACCTTCAAGAAAAAATGTCGGCGGTGATGAAAAACGACAGCAAAAATGGTACGGTGCTCAAAAACGATACAAGAAATGTAGGCGTCGAGGCGTAAGGTTTCCAAATTAAACTTGAAAGAACAATATTTTACCATTCGCATGAGAAGATCAAAGGTTGCTATTGAAAACATGGGATATCGTTCACACTTGATAGATCAATGCACCTGGACCAACGTGTACTTTCAAATTAAACTACGGTGAAAGTATTAgtatacttttgtttttctttagaagttggagttttttttatttctttcgaAAAGATATTATGATTAATTAAGTTTACTTAATTAggaataaaatataaactaacaCGACAACAAGTGTTTCCACGTTCCGTTATAGAACAAACATATAAGATAATAAGTTTTCATTGCATTTACAAtgcaaaatatcaaatatgctATCAAACATACGAACATAAAATATTGAAACTAATTAGCTAGAGACATGTCATTAACCAAATGAAATTGTTAATTAAGCTTTTCTTCggtcctttttttttccacttcaGTCGTCCTTAATTATTGTTTAGTAACGCTTGACAACTTCTGGCTCGTTAATCGGGTACCTATCGATGCAATCAACCCATGCACTAAATTTTGTTGGTTGAATATCTTTGTTACATTCCCAAACTCCGCTGTTACACTTAAATCCACTCCCAAATCCTATTTGCCAAACTCTATCACCTTTTTTCATTCTCCCTTTTGCTTCAATATAACCCAACTCGTACCATAATGAAGACGAAGACGTGTTTCCAAACCTGTGTAACGCCATCCTTGAAGCTTCTACGTGCTCGGACGACAAccttagactcttttgaagctcaTCAATAACCGCACGCCCACCCGCGTGTATACAAAAATGATCAAACGCCTTTTTGAAGTCCGGAATGTAGGGTTTGATTTTAAGAAACTTTCTTCCCAAAAGattgaaaacaaataaaagttgCTCCGATATAGGAAGAACCAACGGTCCGATGGTTACgatatttgttttcaaagagTTGCCGGCAATGATCATTAGATCCATGTTTAAGGCTATCCCAACATGACCTTCTATATCTTCTTCTTGAGTGACACAACGGTAAGATTTGTCTTCGGACCCTTTGTGGGTCCGGACCACATGCAAAAGTTTGTACTTTGCATGCTTCCGTTGTGACTTTTTATTGGTTAAGAGGATCGCTGCTCCTCCCAATCTAAATAGACAGTTTGGCAGAAGCATCGATCTTTCTTTACCCATATACGAATTAGGAGTTATTATTTCTGTACTTACTACAACCGCATTAGATTCGGGATGTACTTGAAGTAGATGTTTTGCAAAATCTATAGATATTAAACCCGCACTACACCCCATTCCGGACAAATTGTAACTCTTGACATTACttctcattttatatttattaacaaTCATACCCGAAAGTGATGGAGTTGGTGCAAAAAGACTACAATTAACGATCAAAATATCGATATCTTTTGGTGTGATTCCAGTTTGGTAAAACAAAGAGTCCATGGCTGAAAAAATGACTAATTGGGCCTCATCTCTAGCATCAACCATAGTCGGGTTTGGTGGAATGTAATGTAATGCATGAGGCAAAGATGTTTCCTCACCCAAACCCGATCTTTCAAAGATTTTGACTTGGAATGCGATGCTTTTGGGCTCCGTGGC
The sequence above is drawn from the Erigeron canadensis isolate Cc75 chromosome 4, C_canadensis_v1, whole genome shotgun sequence genome and encodes:
- the LOC122596662 gene encoding 3-ketoacyl-CoA synthase 5-like translates to MSPRKSFNNIMNHVPKLLIVTIIFAILIQAFHKSPFYNSLLINNVSLFHTLTFASLTISILTLYFMNKPRTIYLVDFACFKPPSSLRVPYATACEHGRIILATEPKSIAFQVKIFERSGLGEETSLPHALHYIPPNPTMVDARDEAQLVIFSAMDSLFYQTGITPKDIDILIVNCSLFAPTPSLSGMIVNKYKMRSNVKSYNLSGMGCSAGLISIDFAKHLLQVHPESNAVVVSTEIITPNSYMGKERSMLLPNCLFRLGGAAILLTNKKSQRKHAKYKLLHVVRTHKGSEDKSYRCVTQEEDIEGHVGIALNMDLMIIAGNSLKTNIVTIGPLVLPISEQLLFVFNLLGRKFLKIKPYIPDFKKAFDHFCIHAGGRAVIDELQKSLRLSSEHVEASRMALHRFGNTSSSSLWYELGYIEAKGRMKKGDRVWQIGFGSGFKCNSGVWECNKDIQPTKFSAWVDCIDRYPINEPEVVKRY